A stretch of DNA from Lycium ferocissimum isolate CSIRO_LF1 chromosome 4, AGI_CSIRO_Lferr_CH_V1, whole genome shotgun sequence:
TAATTccactaaaaaggaaaggaaggaagaaagaaatgagaaaaaagagcTTGGATATGGAATCACTGGTTTCTCAAGAACTTGAAGTCATCTACTAAataattttgaaacaaaaaaaaaaaaatcatactccctccatcctagactctctttcctttttggttagTCCATAAATGAacgacacctttctatatttagcaataatataacttaaaacttcccattttacccttaatgggATGAttctagccacacaaatatttatggcttattttggaccacaagttttaaaagtgttcctttcattcttaaactccgtgactagtcaaacaccttcacataaattggaatagaGGGAGTATACAAATAAAACTAGCCAGAGCAAATTTTGTTCATTCATAGATATTTTGAAGGTTGAACAACATTGTAAAATACAAACTGCGGCAaaaagttctgccttacatGATTGGAGTATGATCACTCCTCCTTCAAGCTCATGGAAGTGGCGACGAGCATGATGACCACTGTAGCACTTCTGCACCTCGAGATTGCCTTGCATAACTTGTTTCCTGACATCCTCCAGCACAGCAATCTACAAGTCGCCATGATAGAAGTTCAGAAAATCGATACACCAggaaattcattcttttgtaacatgcacaaccattgtCTCACTAGAAGTCCAAATTAGCCATACTTATCATaggaaaattatttatttttacaacCGTGGTGTCGGgccagcttgcgcgcacctcaactaattccacgggatacctGCCACCTGCCACCAACAATAGGTAccggtaactctgtccaccaaggctaggaCAGATGGAACAAATCACTTAGTGTTTTCATCTTCGCTGGATTTGAACccgagacctcatggttctcctcccacttcattgaccactaggccacacccttgggtaaTTATTAgcatatttttcttcatttctcattattctaatATCATGGGACTAATTGCAGAAatgttttgaagtcaaatgTGCTTCTTAAATCTGAGATTCTCTTCACGATGTAACTAAATCTTAAGAGACATTACAATTTTTATTtgcttatatatttatgattaaATAAGCTACAAGGGTGCATCTGTGTAAATGATATATGGCAATCAATTCGTAAAGAAAGAAATCATAGGTACACTTAAGAAACTAAGAAAAACCAACAAACATACCTGTCCTGCCCGGAAATATAACTTTGTATACCCAACTTGGTACATTTCGGGAAGGATATCAAACTGCCGCAGAATGGAAACTGACATGCTTAATGGATCTTTGCATTCATGGTCTTCTGGAAGAAGGACGCTGTACCTATATAAGCACATTTGTATAAGTCACAAAGCATTCAAAAGAGAAACTTAGCAGCAAAGCGAGAAGCACATATTTCACCTTTTACAGAATTCTTGATGTGTCATCCTAGTAGGATACCCGGACCTAGAGATCCTAACAACCTCAAGAAGACCGTAGCTTCTGAGCTGCTCAAAGACGAGATCATTATTGTACATGCCAGGAACCTGCTTATTGTTCGGTTTTATGCAACAAATGAAGTGTGGCACAGTACTTTCCAACTGCTGCATCAATTTGAACATCTGATCCTGCAAGATTTTGATAAAGGCAACATTGACTATTTTCCATAGCATCATAAAACAAATGGTTATTTTCTCAAATATTAGTGTGTGTTCGGCagggaggaaaacattttccacgaaatttccaattttcccatgttcggttggtcaaaacttttggaaaacattttctctaggaagacaagttccttaaaaatgaggaaatgaCTTCCCTACTGGAAATAGtgaaaacaagttccacaaaTGGTACTCCACATTGATtgtgtcccccccccccccccaaccaaaCCCCGCAGCACACATCATCTTCACCCCCACCCCTACCTCCTGTAGcatttgtctagattatatacaaatacttttaggataatatttttcacttacgTACTGAACCCAAAACATAAGTAAGACATCTACTTATTTTTCCTGGAAAACATTTTATAAAAAACTTTTACCACCATGCTAAGTTTTataagaaattaagaaaatgagATAACTACCTTAAATTTAGTAGCAACTGTTTGCCTCTGAAAGTCTGACATCTCAATATGGATTGATGGACTTGCTGTTTTCTTGGACTGATTAGCAAAAGAGGAGGCAAACAACTTGGGTAAGTCTTCACTGCTTGATGAGAGTAGTTGAATAATGTCAGAATGCACTGTATCTCTATTCTTCTCCAAGAAGCCACTTGTGTCATAGATAACCTAAAAGATAAAACAACTTTACATTGGTCAAAACAGAAAAATCAAATCGAGTGACAATATCAGAGATATTTGAAAGAAGCTTATTGATCTTTATTTGTTGAAACATCAATTATCGTCCTTGAGCAGGTTCTAATGTATTAGATACCAAACCTTATAATTGTTTCACAAGAGTCTCAGTTCAAGCAAGGAATTACCACCTCACGACTACAGAGATATCATACGGCACAAGTTATGACGCCAAAAAGGATACATGTCTGAAAGAAACTGACCTCTCGAGCATAATGGCGAATGCCAAATTCTTCTTTATCTCCTCTGAAGCAAGGGTTAGCTTTCAGGTTCTGCTTAAGCTTATCGGCAAAGGTCAAGTCAGTCGCTTTATGAAAATTTGATTCTTCATCCAATAAAGATATTATCCCAACGGGTTTCTGCAAAAGGCGTCATTAAAATCCATAGATCAAGACACGATATATTATGAGAAACTTGTCTACGGAATATGTTAGCATTTTCAGAGCTTCACTGCCGAGAAGTAGTTCAATATGGGAATACCGGGGGGAGGGGAATATGAGAAAGAACCTACAggagaaaacaaaacaagatcATGTCTATGTTATGCTGAAGTACTGAAAGTGTAGTCTGAAGTGAAGAAATTTAGCACAGACGATGAACATTCTTGAATgcgaaatgagtggaagaaaagaaacaaaaggcAGAAATACCTTCTCAAAAAGATCCAAGCACTCTTGGTTATCTTGAAAATCTACTTTTGTCCAATCAATTCCATCCAATTCATATTCCTGAATTGCAATACATCGGTTTTGGTGTCAGTATCCAACATAAGCTGTAATAAATATCTACATGAGTCTGAATAAGCTCAGATATGCCACAAAAACAGAGAGAAATGTGTCGGACaatgatcctttttttttttaagttcctAAACTATGTGCTTAGACTTTTCGCTCCAGTTCTCATTTGACAAGGAAAAACCTTCACTCATTATAACCAGCTGATTCAAAGTCGGCAAAAAGCCTTGTTCTTTGTTTTCCTATTTATGTTCAAAGAAGTGAGTAGCTGAAAGGAATGAAGAAATAAGAACATTATCCCAAAAGAAAATGCATGAAGAAACAAGAAGTCAGTAACTACAAAAGCATGCTGATGTGCTTACTTCTTGCTCAAGTTTGAACAGATGTCGGTTAAAATGCTGCTGGAGCCTCTCATTTCCATAGTTTATGCAAAATTGTTCAAAGCTATTTCTCTGGAAAGGAAAAATGGCAAGTGGGACAACAGATATACTTTTATGTTTTACAATAGTAACATCTTGAAAATCAGTTTACCTCAAATGATTCAAAACCATAAATATCTAAGATATTTATGATTCTACCAGTCTTCTCTTCACCCATTGCAAgagatttattaattttatccACTATCCAGTCAAACAGGTTTGCATAGATGAACTTGGCCAATGCATCTCTTGTATCAGTTGCCTGAATCAGAGTTAAAACCATCCCACCATTATGGTCTTAAGAGAAATGTAAGAGCGCCAAATTCATAATTCGCAAAAATAACGAACTTGATGGAGAAAATGACAACGGTCCCTTATGTTTGACATTAGgttaaaatagtcccttaagtatgcacttaacatTTTTGGTCCTTTAGGTTtgccaaaagttaacacttttagtctccgtCAAATATTTACCGAACATTGTTGACGGGAACtatgaaaaaaaggaaagtagCAGGAACTCAGATAATGAGGTACAATTTTTGTAGTTTCTgctattttaaatttatttgtaAAGTCTGGTGTAGGACGAGCTTTTTGGAGGTAGGCTTAAGTTTCCGatgggttgtttaatgtcattttctaAGATGCCGgaagaatggaggtggagtacaaTGATTTTACAAGAACAAGGGAGATATTCAAAGCCGAACAACTATAGCGGTATCAAGTCGCTaagtcacactatgaaagtgtggcaAAGGGTGGTGGAAATGAGGGTAGAGAGGTGTGTCATTTCGGAGAACCAGTTTGGATTCATTCGACTCTAAGCCATTAATATTGTAAGGAGACTTGGAGAAAGAAATAGGGAGCGGAAGACTTGCACGGTATTCATTAACCTAGAAAACACGACAAAGTGCCAAGAGAGGTAAAGGAGACCAAAGGTGTTCtgtacattagagcgataaagGACACAAGACCGGGGTAAGGACGTTTTGGGAGGGACCATGGGGTTTTGTTCTTTTCGCCTTGGTGATGGAGAATTGACGCGACAAAAacaaggtgaggtgccttggtgtatgttgttcgcggatgacatagagattgacgagactcgcaaACGGAGTTAACGATAAGCTATATAACTGGAGTCTAAAGTTAACTTACCTGTTGCATGGTTAGTaaaggaagtgaggcttggtacctcgtgccattcaaaagaaaggaaccTTATCAAAAGATGGGGATATAGACGACGATGTTTCACGTCTTGCATTCTCCTGGTTGATAAAgttgccaccaaaacttaaaggcatctacaaagtggtggttagagcTTTATTGGCAGTGTTGGCTAGTCAAGAAATTTCACGTTcaagatgaaagtcgcggaaatAGCAGCATTAGGAATGAATATCCGAGACGGCTGCGGTGGAATAGCAGATATAGTGAAATACCGTAATGCTAGAGTCTCAGTTGAGAGGTACCACTTCACGGACGATTTAGGGAGAGGTAAAGTTCTGACGCCAAGAAGGATAGGTTCTAAGGGATTAGATAAGCATAGTGAatagaaggctaggtggcttatCCTTTCACCATAGTAACATTTATAAAACTGTATCTTATAGGAAAATTTGATTATCCACATTTGGGCATGATTTCTCGCATTTGTtattcttattttcatatgCATCCGAGAGATCTTTCAAGCCTCTACCTTTCAAGGCGGGGGTTAGAGTACATAACCTAGAATGTGGGAacacttgttgttgttgttgttgtcgtctgATGCagctttttgaggtgtaatttctgctatttcttttatatctttttagTGTCTAGTGTAGTTTTTTATGTTGCATATTTCAGAATTTGATGAGACTTTCATGGTGATAACTTtcggcaaacttaaaggaccaaaattgtTAAGTGCAcacataagggaccatttttgttattttctgtACTTGGTACAGATTATGGCAAAGATGAAAATGTCAATGAGAGAAACTGTAGGATAACCTATATAACTAAGTAACTTACCTGTTGCATGGTTAAACTCTTGACAACCTTATCCTTGCCAACTTGCATTCTCCTGGTTGATAAAGCGAGCATGAGGTCATTGGCACTACAGCCCATCAAGCTAGCAGCATTTATAACGGCTGCAATACCAGATATAGTGAAATACCAAATAGGTTAGTTTTAGTGCCTCCAGATAAGCATAgtgaataaacatataaaaCTGTATCAGGAAACTACCACATTTGAGCATATCAGAATCCTCTCATGCAAAGAGATGCAAGAATCTAAATAGTCATAACTAGAAGAACACtaagaaaaaggggaaagaaatgaattttaTCTTGAGAAAGCAGAAGATTTTCCCATAAAGCCTAAAAATAAGAGGTTTTATGACATTATAACGTGCTCAGGGAAGAGTGAAAAAGAAACTATAATAGAACCTCAAATGTTCAGAGAAAATGACGATTACGAAAGATTAAATTTGCAGTCAATAAAACAAGTCCAGATTTTTATAAACTAAGAAGTCTAGGCTGCAACAGACTACTAAGAATAGGACCAGAGATCAATAATGACACAAGTACGCATAAATATCAAATatgctactccctccgtctctaTTTATGTGAcacccttttctttttagtcagtccGAAACAGAATGACACCTTTCTACATTTAGTAATAACTTaactttaaccttccaattttacccttcatgagatgatttatggccacacaaatacatatggcttattttagaccacaagtttcaacaGTTTCTTTcgttcttaaactttgtgcccagTCAAAGACCATCACATAAGTTGGGACGGAGGGGGTATTATTTATTTCTAAGAGAGAAGAATACAAGAGGAGCAAGAGGAGAAAAACTGCACTTCACAAAAATAGCTCACCTTCACTTTGCACAACTTCAACATTGTTTCCATTGCCATTAGCTTGGAACGTTATGTTACCCAGCCATAGAACTGCAGCTACCATCTGAAAAGCATGCTCTTGGTCTCTTTCAGGAATCCCCACCGTGTTCAGGGCTTTCTGAAAAGGGAGAACATGAAAGGAATTAACAACAAACAGATCCAACatgcaaaagaaataaaatctaaTTAACCATAAATGTGATCACATAAGCTCACCACAAGCACATGAAACTTCTTTGCATCATCAACATCATGGATCACCAAGGAATCAGTCTGGTAGAGAAAGTTGTACTCTGAAGCACCTTTCAGCTTAAGTTTATCTGAAAAAAGAATCACATAAATGTTCTGAATGGTAAGGTACAAAATCGTCCAAGGACTTCTTCATTTAACACCCATCTTCCCTCTTAAAAAAGAGACCCGAAAACAAAAATTATCCAGAGTTGTAGACTATTCAAACACACATCTCGCCAAGAAACCCTGTGGTCCTACTTCCGTAATAGTCGAAAGCCAAAGAAGTTGAATGTCTATTATCTTGTCCCTAGATAGTGtttctttaacaaaaaaaaaaaaaaacgatatAGTAGGCGCCATAAAGATAACCATCAAACAAAAGTTCAACTAATGTTTTTtgataaaggaaaaaaatcgATATAGTAGACGacataaagaaaaaattatagCTCCAATATTACCTTTAGAATAGGAGTAATTTCTGctctaaaaaaaatatgaagagaaaCATCTCACAAGCTGTAAAATGCAACACTAACAATAGAAGCTGGTTCATGGCTTGaaaatgtttataaagtaaTATAGAGAAATTACTGAAAATACATATCCCACTGAGACAACTACAATGTGGAGCCAACAACTACAATAAGTAACAAAAAGAGATTACAATGAAAGGTTCAATATCTGAATCCAAACCTCTCAAAGCAGAAGGAGCCCCAGCACATAGCTGGTAAAAGATATGGTAAGACCTCTCTCCACAAGCCAGTTGAACCACTCTTGACTGCCCAAATAAGACGTGTTTCAAGAGATTTAGCTCCGATGAACAGATACAAATTTAACAAGAAAATACAAGGAAGAATACAGAAGAAAAATGCCCACCTTTTCAAGAAGAACTACCCATTATTTTAGCATCGATATATCAGACATGCACAAAGATTTGTAAAAGTAAGTAATGGGACCAAAAACAATATTACGAGACAATTTTAATAAGTTGATACCAAAACAATGCTAACAAAACACGCATTTTCTAAGGAAATTCATCTCAATAAACATCCTTACATGTTTGTACATTAGCACCACAAATTCTTCCCTCTACACTAAAATAAATTTCAGTCAACTTTCCCTGCAATCCATCACAGCATCTGTTAGTCCAAGTGCAAATAAAAGCTACTCTATTTATACTCCCTCTCAAAaatagagaaagaaaaggaaaagaagcagATAAAGAGACTGACAAATCGACTGGAGTTGTTAGTCCTGAGGGTTTTGGCATTCCCAAAAGCCTCCAATATGCAACTTGTCTGCAGCAGCTCACTTTCTATCTGATTGTTGCCTCCACTAATCATAGTCAAGTAACCAATTGCAAATTTTGCTGTTTCCGTCTTCCCAGATCCACTTTCCCCACTACATGATATGAAGAGAACTTAGTTGTTTGTCAATACAAGCATTACGCTTACCTattaggacccgtttggccatgagaattattcacttttttccggaataatttttcactttatttcaaaatcagtGTTTAGTTATAAAATTTCCAAATCCACCTTGGAGTTGGATTCTAAATTTGGAAAATTGCTCCAAACCTGTTTTTCCGACTCCATATATTCCAAATAAAAtgctctcttctctcctttgcaaaaagtataactaaacacaactccaacttcataaattccaaataaagtgaaaaatatttggaatctaTCACCAAACGCCTACTAACAATGAGACACTTTAACTGACCTTATGATGATGGATTGATTTATTTCATCTGCAAGATACACAGGAAAAGCAACAAAATAAGGATTGAATGGTTCCATCTAAAATTTTCAGAGACCAGAAATGAACTTTGGTATTATAAAGACCTTCCATCATTTGACTGTAGGCAGTTTCAGCAATAGAATAAATGTGAGGATTATCCAACAGTTTCTGCCTGTAAGCTGTAACAAGTTCGTTCCCACATAATTCGGTCTCTTTGAACGGATTGACTGCTATTAGAACAGGCCCTGCCTTAGTCTGTAAGCATGGGGGACAGTAAACATCAAAATGAAGGTATGAAGTTTTACATCTGATGAAACAATGAGCTGTCTAAGAgtacatacatatattctaTCCTGAGCGTATCTCTGTTGGAGGTTGTGAACAGCTGATGGCTCATTAAGATAACAAAGTTGTATGAGATCATCCACGCGCTGAAGAATATCTGGATTTGCAGGTAAAAGCTCTCCAACGGGCACTGCCACAACCTATAGGTCTGTACACATGCACCCTTTTAAAGTCTAAGTACACATGCACccttttaatttaattctttTATGTTTCAGTATTCATCATGTGAATAGCCAGAACATATAAACTCACACTGCCATCAGAAAGCAATACTGAAGCTTTGTCTCCAGAAGTTGATTGCACTTGTCCTGGTTCCCACTGTCTACTTTTCAGACGGCACCAAACACGAAGCTTCTGAAATACATTAATATAACTACTCATTAATAACACTAAGAAATTGTCTCAAAAGCTATATCACAACAGGTAAAATCTATGATATCTTCCGGCCGAAAACAAACCAAACACAATTTGACAAACAATGAGAGTTCAAAGTAGATGCACAATTTTTTCTTACCAGCTCGCCATTTAgttaaaaaaagttaattttccAAACGTACTCAAAGACTTACAGGTAAACTGCAGTAAGCTCAAGAAACACAAGAGCTTAAAGATATTTCAAAAGACGTTGACAAACTCGAGCAGATGTACTGTGCATTATAAAACCAAACAAGAAGTTACTCGACCTCAACCTTACATTTCGAGTTCTCCTAAATCCTAGACACTCAACCTTGTTGGGATAAGCTATATGAATCATCAACAACTCTCTCACATTGAGAGTTCCAACCCTAGATAAAACTAGTCAATAAACGACAGTAGCGGCTCCCCATGCCAAAAGATAATTTCTAactctaaggggtcgtttggtagggtgTATTAGGTAGTATAATCCTGGTATAAAATTTTAGAACAATGTTTGGTTGCAACTCACCTATATACCACTAATACCAGTATTACTAATACACTGCATtcagtaatatttttttacatagCAAACCATGGCATTAACAATACCAGTACTATCCTTATACTTATACACCCTATTCATTACTATTCTTGATAATGCaatgcatgttatttttaataGAACAAACCAAAAAGTCAATAAGAAATAATGCCAACATAACTAATCCCAGCAAAACTTGTCTtcgaaccaaacgaccccttaaggATTGTCTAGTATCTTAAGTCCCACTACCCTCAATCAGAAATCCACCATTCTATCAAAGCATCAACACAAGCAGACTAAGCATACAACAAAGCTGAACATAACACAATTTCTATAGTAGACTGAGCACACAACAAAGCTGAACATAACACAATTTCTATAGCAAATTTCCTTTTACCTTCTCAATAAAATAACTGATATTGTCAtcccactcatcctcccgaaaCTTTGGAAGCGAATAAGGAAACCTGTTATCAATCTTGACACCATCTTTTTCCCAAAATCTCTGTCTACATCCCTTTTCAAATGTTGAATTAACATATGGTGACTCACTACTAGAATCCATAATCTCTTTACCCTTTTTGACTCCAAACACATTTCCTTTAACTACTTCTCTTTTACCATTGTCCATTTCAATGTCCCGTTTTTCGGGGGTATTGGGCATTGTTCTTTTTGGAGAAGGAGGTCTAGTTCTTGAAGCTAACTTGGGACGGGAAGGTAATGCCGGTGGGCAATCTTTAGGCTTTTCATTTTCATCCCTTTGCTTGAGGGACTCAAGCATTTCTTCTAAAGAActaagagttcttgaaggtgCTGAAACAGACAACATTTCTGGTTTccaaaaatggataaaaaaaaattctttctttttttagaaACTTTCCGTTGTAAAATGTAGTTTCATTCAACCCCACAATCCTAAGAAAATTTCAGAATTCAACACATGTTCAAGATTTCTATGTGGGGTTCCAACAAATTTCAACCTGAAAATTCCAAtcaaaaatatggaaaaaaaaaaaagtttctatTTTTAGAAATTTTATGCTGTAAAATGTAGTTTCAATCAAATCTGAACAACCCCACAATcttaaaaacccttttttagATTTCAAAAATCAATACATGTTCAAGATTCTTACGTGGGGTTCTTGAACATGAACATCAAattccaattaaaaaaaaaaaaaaaaaggtgcaatAAAACCTCGGATTCCTCGAAATTATGTTTGATTTCAGCTAAGAAAAAATGACAGATAGAGCTTGTGTTTCTTCCTCAAGTGAAATGAATATTGtgggaaatgaaagttttggaaagctaaaaattaaaaaaaaaaaatttaagaacaaGGTGATATATAGACAAATGGTTTATTGTAAATTTTTCACGTATTACGAGGTTGAAACATGTGCTAATTAAGGTTAAAGATAGAGGATTAAGGAACAAACATatggagaaaacaagaaaaaaaaaatggaggagaagaagaaagaaaatgagaaatgtttattcagaagaaagaaaaaaagatgtgTGCGCATGTTATGCGTTAGTTTATTGTTTTCACgacaaaacagaaaaaaaaaaactagaaataaaaaatactctgcgccaaaaagattatcctccttttctttttaatttatcccaaaaagattatcacttttttatatttaaaaataatttaactttataagtacttattttttcaataagtacttattttaaaaaaaagtgaggtgtttggccaagtttttggaagaaaataagtgcttttgggaGTATCGTGAAGCTTTTtcgaagctaaaaaaaatagcttttacccaaaagcacttttttgaaaagtacttttaagaaaaatacacataaaagcactttttaaaagcttggtcaaacactaattactgctcaaaagtattttttaaattaattggccaaacacaaaccgcccttttagccaaaaaatacttttttgaaaagattttgaaaaaagtactttttaaaaaaatgttcgTTTTTAGAAAGCAACAAACAGCTATTACACTcatacaaatatctaaggcttgttttggaccacacatttcaaaagccttcctttatttcttaaattttgtgtcaagtcaaaagaggacaatctttttgggacggagggagtaatttttatTTCTAGTTATTATTTCCTCCGACACAAATTATTTGTATGATTTCTAAAaatagttatctcaaattattgtGGTTTTTAAAGCTCAAGACAGAATTAATCCCTTTAGTAATTAGGGCTCATTTGGTTGGAGAACAAGTTATCGCAAAATTAACTATTCCGGGGTTAGTTATCCCAGAATTATTATCCAATTTTCAATGTGGGGTAAAAATAACCACTACAATCCCAGAATTTGTTATCCTGAGATTTTGTCCCAAGCAAACATGAGATAAACTCATCCAATATTTAATTCAGAGATTAATTATCTCTTATCCCTCTTACCAAACGAGCCATTATTGTCTTGAAGACTACAAACACCTCAATTAAGGGGATGTTATGATTGTTCAAGTAtctgtgaagggtaaaatagttaAAATCTCTCATAATTAATGTTTCATAAGGACATGTAAAAGAGAACCACAGCAGATAACTTGAATCGGAGAGAgtattaaattatgattttgatttttattgtaTATGATTAAGAATATATGGCTTTCAACTATATATGACGTGcacttttgatttttaagtTCGTGAAGTTTTATAgctttaatgaattattaattGCTAAATTATGTGATTACTCATCTGTTATATTAAATTTGTAATGTTACTTCATATTTTTaagataattaataataaaatataagatATTTCTTATATAAGGATcgaaaatacatattttagttAAATAGCTTAGTGAAATATCACCAGTAGCAAAGTTAGAATTCATCAATTGAGAACAAAAATGTTATTATTTCTTTCTTGATAGTTACCATCAAATTTATGTTGAGTGATAAGTattaattcttttatttttaataaacgaTTTCGAGTTTAACCTCCAAAATAGGTCAAATAAGTATtatctccgtcccaatttatatgaaagTTAACCTATTTGAAGAGTCAAAcagctttttttttctcaaatctcACAGATTCTTTTTATATTCTATaaacattttttatatatttgacaactacataaaaaacactataaatatacaaaattaataattcacaAGATATGAAAAGAGTTAGACTACTCATAATCAAAGAAAGAG
This window harbors:
- the LOC132053235 gene encoding myosin-2-like isoform X3, with product MLSVSAPSRTLSSLEEMLESLKQRDENEKPKDCPPALPSRPKLASRTRPPSPKRTMPNTPEKRDIEMDNGKREVVKGNVFGVKKGKEIMDSSSESPYVNSTFEKGCRQRFWEKDGVKIDNRFPYSLPKFREDEWDDNISYFIEKKLRVWCRLKSRQWEPGQVQSTSGDKASVLLSDGSVVAVPVGELLPANPDILQRVDDLIQLCYLNEPSAVHNLQQRYAQDRIYTKAGPVLIAVNPFKETELCGNELVTAYRQKLLDNPHIYSIAETAYSQMMEDEINQSIIISGESGSGKTETAKFAIGYLTMISGGNNQIESELLQTSCILEAFGNAKTLRTNNSSRFGKLTEIYFSVEGRICGANVQTFLLEKSRVVQLACGERSYHIFYQLCAGAPSALRDKLKLKGASEYNFLYQTDSLVIHDVDDAKKFHVLVKALNTVGIPERDQEHAFQMVAAVLWLGNITFQANGNGNNVEVVQSEAVINAASLMGCSANDLMLALSTRRMQVGKDKVVKSLTMQQATDTRDALAKFIYANLFDWIVDKINKSLAMGEEKTGRIINILDIYGFESFERNSFEQFCINYGNERLQQHFNRHLFKLEQEEYELDGIDWTKVDFQDNQECLDLFEKKPVGIISLLDEESNFHKATDLTFADKLKQNLKANPCFRGDKEEFGIRHYAREVIYDTSGFLEKNRDTVHSDIIQLLSSSSEDLPKLFASSFANQSKKTASPSIHIEMSDFQRQTVATKFKDQMFKLMQQLESTVPHFICCIKPNNKQVPGMYNNDLVFEQLRSYGLLEVVRISRSGYPTRMTHQEFCKRYSVLLPEDHECKDPLSMSVSILRQFDILPEMYQVGYTKLYFRAGQIAVLEDVRKQVMQGNLEVQKCYSGHHARRHFHELEGGVIILQSFVRGEIARRQYKVSLESKRKVANKENDEQLLAVVQIQSAIRCWLAQRHLNQLQNLKKLNQDRKTSEVKVKPSRKTSEQDLPVEILPSVVEDLERRVMVAEANLEEKEKENAALKEHVNQLESRWSDYEVRMRSMEEMWQKQMASLQASLAAAKKSLLVDNPAGHPGKLEGSPSPCGYESEETITSMGTRTPGGSTPIEYASSGNREINGGLCVVNYLNREFELRKQNFDDEAMAITQLKSEQLHSTNPAEDFRRLRHRFEEWKKDYKARLKETKAKVNKLGYSESEKTRRNWWGKKSKR
- the LOC132053235 gene encoding myosin-2-like isoform X6 translates to MLSVSAPSRTLSSLEEMLESLKQRDENEKPKDCPPALPSRPKLASRTRPPSPKRTMPNTPEKRDIEMDNGKREVVKGNVFGVKKGKEIMDSSSESPYVNSTFEKGCRQRFWEKDGVKIDNRFPYSLPKFREDEWDDNISYFIEKKLRVWCRLKSRQWEPGQVQSTSGDKASVLLSDGSVVAVPVGELLPANPDILQRVDDLIQLCYLNEPSAVHNLQQRYAQDRIYTKAGPVLIAVNPFKETELCGNELVTAYRQKLLDNPHIYSIAETAYSQMMEDEINQSIIISGESGSGKTETAKFAIGYLTMISGGNNQIESELLQTSCILEAFGNAKTLRTNNSSRFGKLTEIYFSVEGRICGANVQTFLLEKSRVVQLACGERSYHIFYQLCAGAPSALRDKLKLKGASEYNFLYQTDSLVIHDVDDAKKFHVLVKALNTVGIPERDQEHAFQMVAAVLWLGNITFQANGNGNNVEVVQSEAVINAASLMGCSANDLMLALSTRRMQVGKDKVVKSLTMQQATDTRDALAKFIYANLFDWIVDKINKSLAMGEEKTGRIINILDIYGFESFERNSFEQFCINYGNERLQQHFNRHLFKLEQEEYELDGIDWTKVDFQDNQECLDLFEKKPVGIISLLDEESNFHKATDLTFADKLKQNLKANPCFRGDKEEFGIRHYAREVIYDTSGFLEKNRDTVHSDIIQLLSSSSEDLPKLFASSFANQSKKTASPSIHIEMSDFQRQTVATKFKDQMFKLMQQLESTVPHFICCIKPNNKQVPGMYNNDLVFEQLRSYGLLEVVRISRSGYPTRMTHQEFCKRYSVLLPEDHECKDPLSMSVSILRQFDILPEMYQVGYTKLYFRAGQIAVLEDVRKQVMQGNLEVQKCYSGHHARRHFHELEGGVIILQSFVRGEIARRQYKVSLESKRKVANKENDEQLLAVVQIQSAIRCWLAQRHLNQLQNLKKLNQDRKTSEVKDLPVEILPSVVEDLERRVMVAEANLEEKEKENAALKEHVNQLESRWSDYEVRMRSMEEMWQKQMASLQASLAAAKKSLLVDNPAGHPGKLEGSPSPCGYESEETITSMGTRTPGGSTPIEYASSGNREINGGLCVVNYLNREFELRKQNFDDEAMAITQLKSEQLHSTNPAEDFRRLRHRFEEWKKDYKARLKETKAKVNKLGYSESEKTRRNWWGKKSKR